Proteins encoded by one window of Lutibacter sp. A64:
- a CDS encoding GH92 family glycosyl hydrolase, whose translation MKQLQLLCLIGILLGISSCENSKSEATKTPQINLTKFVDPFIGTGGHGHTYPGATVPFGMLQVSPDNGISSWDWCSGYHYSDSITIGFSHLHLSGTGIGDLADIRLMPINKKVDLAAEVKTRDDIPYKSLYSHNQENASPGYYSVKLKDFDIKVELTSSLRTAYHKYTFAEKDEQSVIIDLGFAINWDKTTASKITIIDENTISGYRHSTGWAKNQKVFFVAQFSKPIKTYQLVNDGAYKSNVTTVEGEKAFAQLFFNSENTNELLVKVAVSSVSEANALENLSKEIIDFESVKNESSKIWNKNLSNITIETDNEDLKTIFYTALYHTQVAPVTFSDVNNEFRKENDEIIKADDYTAYSTLSLWDTFRAEQPLLTFLAPDKVSDIINTMLEYYQTNKKLPVWTLYGNETNTMTGYHSIPVIAEAYVKGIKGFDINKAYEAMKTTMMQDDRGLEYYKKYGYIPHDLLDESVTITLEFAYNDWCVAQIAKELGKEEDYTYFLNRSKAYQYLYDSETGFMRGKNAKGDAWKEPFDPKYSAHRVHAEYTEGNAWQHSWFVLHDVENLIKLHGDEDKFTDKLEQLFTESSEITGDNVSADITGLIGQYAHGNEPSHHIAYMYNYANKPWKTQYWVREILKTQYNTTPDGLSGNEDCGQMSAWYIFSSMGLYPYSPASGEYQIGSPLFKSSTIKISEDISFTIKAENVSDENIYIQSATLNGKVFNSTSISHKQILQGGTLQFVMGNTPNKNWGITN comes from the coding sequence ATGAAGCAACTACAACTACTTTGTTTAATAGGAATTTTATTAGGAATTAGTTCTTGTGAAAATTCTAAAAGTGAAGCGACGAAAACACCTCAAATAAACCTTACAAAGTTTGTTGATCCTTTTATTGGTACTGGTGGACACGGACATACTTACCCTGGTGCAACTGTGCCTTTTGGTATGTTACAAGTTAGTCCAGATAATGGAATTTCTAGTTGGGATTGGTGTTCAGGATATCATTATTCAGATTCTATAACTATTGGTTTTAGCCATCTGCATTTAAGCGGAACAGGAATTGGAGATTTAGCAGATATCCGTTTAATGCCAATAAATAAAAAGGTAGATTTAGCTGCAGAAGTTAAAACAAGAGATGATATTCCTTATAAATCTTTATATTCTCATAATCAAGAAAATGCTTCGCCTGGATATTATAGCGTAAAGTTAAAAGATTTTGATATAAAAGTAGAATTAACATCTAGTTTAAGAACTGCTTACCATAAATATACTTTTGCAGAAAAAGATGAACAATCTGTAATAATTGATTTAGGTTTTGCTATTAATTGGGATAAAACAACGGCTTCAAAAATAACTATAATAGATGAAAACACCATTTCGGGTTATAGACATTCTACGGGTTGGGCAAAAAATCAAAAAGTGTTTTTTGTTGCACAATTTTCTAAACCAATAAAAACATATCAATTGGTAAATGATGGTGCTTATAAAAGTAATGTAACTACTGTTGAAGGTGAAAAAGCTTTTGCACAACTCTTTTTTAATTCAGAAAATACTAATGAACTTTTGGTGAAAGTAGCTGTTTCATCAGTTAGTGAAGCTAATGCTTTAGAAAATTTATCAAAAGAAATAATTGATTTTGAATCGGTTAAAAATGAGTCTTCTAAAATTTGGAATAAAAATTTATCTAATATCACCATTGAGACAGATAATGAAGATTTAAAAACAATTTTTTATACAGCATTGTATCATACGCAAGTTGCTCCCGTTACTTTTAGCGATGTAAATAATGAATTTAGAAAAGAAAACGATGAAATTATAAAAGCCGATGATTATACGGCATATTCAACATTATCTCTTTGGGATACGTTTAGAGCAGAACAACCTTTATTAACATTTTTAGCTCCAGATAAAGTTTCAGACATTATAAATACAATGTTAGAATATTACCAAACAAATAAAAAATTACCAGTTTGGACCTTATATGGAAATGAAACCAATACCATGACAGGTTATCACTCAATTCCAGTAATTGCTGAAGCTTATGTAAAAGGTATTAAAGGTTTTGATATAAATAAAGCTTATGAAGCTATGAAAACCACAATGATGCAAGATGATAGAGGTTTAGAATATTATAAAAAATACGGATATATTCCTCACGATTTATTAGATGAATCTGTTACAATAACCTTAGAATTTGCTTATAACGATTGGTGTGTAGCTCAAATAGCCAAAGAATTGGGTAAGGAAGAAGATTACACGTATTTTCTAAATCGTTCTAAAGCATACCAATATTTATACGACTCAGAAACAGGTTTTATGCGTGGTAAAAATGCAAAAGGTGATGCTTGGAAAGAACCATTCGATCCAAAATATTCAGCACATAGAGTGCATGCAGAATATACAGAAGGTAATGCTTGGCAACATAGTTGGTTTGTTTTGCATGATGTTGAAAACCTAATTAAATTACATGGTGACGAAGATAAATTTACAGATAAATTAGAGCAGCTATTTACAGAGTCTTCAGAAATTACAGGAGATAATGTTTCGGCAGATATTACGGGTTTAATAGGACAATATGCACACGGAAATGAACCAAGTCATCATATTGCATATATGTACAATTATGCAAATAAACCTTGGAAAACGCAATATTGGGTGCGCGAAATACTAAAAACACAATACAATACAACTCCAGATGGTTTAAGTGGAAATGAAGATTGCGGACAAATGTCGGCATGGTACATATTTAGTTCTATGGGGTTATATCCATACAGTCCAGCTTCTGGAGAGTATCAAATAGGAAGTCCATTATTTAAATCTTCAACAATTAAAATTTCTGAAGATATTTCATTTACAATAAAAGCAGAAAATGTTTCAGATGAGAATATATATATTCAATCAGCTACATTAAATGGAAAAGTATTTAATAGTACTTCAATAAGCCATAAACAAATTCTACAAGGTGGTACACTTCAATTTGTAATGGGAAATACTCCAAATAAAAATTGGGGAATCACTAATTAA
- a CDS encoding sensor histidine kinase: MSVTNYKATSISSKIQEISLRHHIIFWSLYFIFNTFRWGSYFDDYLYSLKTNLIGFPIHMTLSYLNVYVFMPNFIFKKKYLTYITLLVLSLFTMLLVKFNLTYYLVSENVWPEGTEVISKLTLNYSIDMMIGELYVITFVTAIKITMDWLKEHKRVTDLEKTQLETELLFLRTQISPHFFFNTLNNIYSLSLENSKKTPKIILKLSELMRYFLYETKKSKQTLEKEIISIQNYLDLERIRFDNNLEVNMTISGDISNKKIAPMLLLSFIENAFKHGANKNIGKTKIDIDFLIKDDFLYFTISNPIPTTTTQKQHQEKTTGGIGLENVKKRLALGYQKKEYNLNIEQKNNLFIVALKIKLK; encoded by the coding sequence ATGTCGGTAACAAATTATAAAGCCACATCAATTTCATCTAAAATTCAAGAAATATCTTTAAGACATCATATAATATTTTGGTCTTTATATTTTATTTTTAACACATTCCGTTGGGGAAGTTATTTTGATGATTACCTATATTCTCTAAAAACAAACCTTATTGGCTTTCCAATACACATGACATTAAGTTATTTAAATGTATATGTATTTATGCCTAATTTTATATTTAAAAAAAAATACTTAACCTATATTACCTTACTTGTACTGTCTCTTTTTACCATGTTACTTGTAAAGTTTAATTTAACATATTACTTAGTAAGTGAAAATGTTTGGCCTGAAGGAACCGAAGTTATTAGCAAGTTAACCTTAAATTATTCTATAGATATGATGATTGGTGAACTGTATGTAATTACGTTTGTTACTGCAATTAAAATTACCATGGATTGGCTAAAGGAACATAAAAGAGTTACGGATTTAGAAAAAACACAACTAGAAACCGAATTATTATTTTTACGAACTCAAATTTCTCCTCATTTCTTTTTTAATACCTTAAACAATATTTATTCACTTTCTTTAGAGAACTCTAAAAAAACACCAAAAATAATTCTGAAACTATCAGAGTTAATGCGTTATTTTTTATATGAAACAAAAAAAAGTAAGCAAACTTTAGAAAAAGAAATTATTAGCATTCAAAATTATTTAGACTTAGAGCGTATTAGATTTGATAATAATTTAGAAGTAAATATGACTATTTCTGGAGATATATCAAACAAAAAAATTGCTCCAATGCTATTACTTTCCTTTATTGAAAACGCATTTAAACACGGTGCAAACAAAAATATAGGTAAAACTAAAATTGATATTGATTTTTTAATTAAAGATGATTTTCTTTACTTTACAATATCAAACCCAATACCAACTACAACAACACAGAAACAACATCAAGAAAAAACTACAGGTGGAATTGGTTTAGAAAATGTAAAAAAAAGGTTAGCTTTGGGTTATCAAAAAAAAGAATACAATTTAAATATTGAACAAAAAAACAATTTATTTATAGTGGCTCTTAAAATTAAACTAAAATGA
- a CDS encoding LytR/AlgR family response regulator transcription factor, with translation MKTTCVIIDDEPLAINVIKNHLKEFNDIELIKTFTNAVEALSFFKNNAVDLIFLDINMPLLDGLNFIKSLEKKPLIIITTAHIEYAVESYELDVLDYLVKPIPFPRFVKAINKVSKNLEKQTVNKQQPEKPYFFIKIDKKKMKKIYLDEILVIESLKDYLKITTVDNRFIIHQTLSSFTKQLPQDNFIRIHRSYTIAIDKIDTIEGNSVEIAGVRYPFGRTYCEEVKNKILNLY, from the coding sequence ATGAAAACAACCTGCGTTATAATTGATGATGAACCCCTAGCAATAAATGTTATAAAAAATCATTTAAAAGAATTTAATGATATAGAGTTAATAAAAACTTTTACTAACGCTGTTGAAGCTTTATCTTTTTTTAAAAATAATGCGGTTGATCTTATTTTTTTAGATATAAATATGCCATTATTAGATGGTTTAAATTTTATAAAATCCCTAGAAAAAAAACCTCTTATAATTATTACAACAGCACATATTGAATATGCTGTAGAATCTTACGAATTAGATGTTTTAGATTATTTGGTAAAACCTATTCCATTTCCAAGATTTGTAAAAGCAATAAACAAAGTTTCTAAAAATTTAGAAAAACAAACAGTAAACAAACAACAACCTGAAAAACCATATTTTTTTATCAAAATTGATAAAAAGAAAATGAAAAAAATCTATTTAGATGAAATTTTAGTTATTGAAAGTTTAAAAGACTATTTAAAAATAACCACTGTTGACAATAGATTTATTATACACCAAACCCTTTCAAGTTTTACCAAACAACTACCTCAAGATAACTTTATACGCATACATAGATCTTATACAATTGCTATTGATAAAATTGATACTATAGAAGGAAATAGTGTTGAAATAGCTGGAGTTAGATATCCTTTTGGAAGAACTTATTGCGAAGAAGTAAAAAATAAAATTTTAAATTTATATTAA
- the trkA gene encoding Trk system potassium transporter TrkA, which produces MKIIIAGAGDVGFHLAKLLSFEAQDIYLIDTDIEKLEYASNHIDVITKKGDATSIKLLKEINIDKADIFLAVTESQNTNFTIAVLAKKLGVKKTIARISNHEFTQSSEIDFSEIGIDSMISPGELAADEIKMLLNQSAFNDTIQFENGTLNILGSTLEYNSPLINLTVQEARKKFHDIEFITIAIKPENSNETIIPRGNTVYHAGDQIYFSTPKESIKNLYKLMGKTQFGVKHVMILGGGKIGVKAARNLCDNKFNIKLLEINKTRAKEVAEKLPNALIIKGDGRDVELLEEENISEMDAFIAVTGNSETNIMSCLVAKSKGVKKTIALVENMDYINISQTIGIDTLINKKLLAASAIFKHVRKGDVLKLANLHNVDAEVLEFRVKENSSVTKKLVKDINITKKAVFGGVIRNGVAHMTFGDFQILAGDKAVVFCLPEAIHKVEKLFN; this is translated from the coding sequence ATGAAAATTATTATTGCTGGCGCTGGAGATGTTGGATTTCATTTAGCAAAGCTTCTTTCTTTTGAAGCTCAAGATATTTATTTAATTGATACCGATATTGAAAAACTAGAATATGCAAGTAATCATATTGATGTAATTACAAAAAAAGGTGACGCAACTTCAATTAAGCTACTAAAAGAAATTAATATAGATAAAGCCGATATTTTTTTAGCGGTAACAGAATCTCAAAATACAAACTTTACAATTGCTGTTTTAGCAAAAAAATTAGGTGTTAAAAAAACTATTGCCAGAATTTCTAATCACGAATTTACTCAAAGTTCTGAAATAGATTTTTCTGAAATTGGTATAGATAGCATGATTTCTCCTGGGGAATTAGCTGCAGATGAAATTAAAATGCTCCTAAATCAATCTGCTTTTAATGATACTATTCAATTTGAAAATGGTACCTTAAATATTTTAGGAAGCACTCTGGAATATAATTCACCTTTAATTAACCTAACAGTACAAGAAGCTAGAAAAAAATTTCACGATATAGAATTTATAACCATTGCTATAAAACCAGAAAACAGTAATGAAACAATAATTCCTAGAGGAAATACTGTATATCATGCTGGCGATCAAATTTATTTTTCAACACCAAAAGAAAGTATAAAAAACCTTTACAAATTAATGGGAAAAACCCAATTTGGAGTAAAACATGTAATGATTTTAGGTGGTGGAAAAATTGGAGTAAAAGCGGCACGAAACTTATGCGATAATAAATTTAATATTAAATTACTTGAAATTAATAAAACACGTGCAAAAGAAGTTGCTGAAAAGCTACCCAATGCATTAATTATTAAAGGAGACGGACGTGATGTTGAGCTTTTAGAAGAAGAAAATATTTCTGAAATGGATGCCTTTATAGCCGTAACAGGAAACTCGGAAACAAATATAATGTCGTGTTTAGTTGCAAAATCTAAAGGGGTTAAAAAAACCATTGCTTTGGTTGAAAACATGGACTACATCAATATTTCACAAACCATTGGAATTGACACCCTTATAAATAAAAAACTATTAGCTGCAAGTGCTATTTTTAAACACGTTAGAAAAGGAGATGTTTTAAAACTAGCCAACTTACATAATGTAGATGCAGAAGTTTTAGAATTTAGAGTAAAAGAAAATTCATCCGTTACAAAAAAACTAGTAAAAGACATAAATATTACCAAAAAAGCTGTTTTTGGTGGTGTTATTAGAAATGGTGTAGCGCATATGACTTTTGGAGATTTTCAAATATTAGCTGGAGACAAAGCAGTTGTTTTCTGCCTACCAGAAGCTATTCATAAAGTAGAAAAATTGTTTAACTAA
- a CDS encoding TrkH family potassium uptake protein, with translation MKGLNLKIIISFLGLTSMLNGAFMLFAVPFSMYYGESEKWGILQAGLLTIFIGFIIWFFNRNAKKNLGKKEGYLIVTLGWLMLTLTGTLPYVFTNTIPVYTNAFFETISGYSTTGSSILTDIESMPKGILFWRSATHWIGGMGIIVLTVAILPLLGIGGMQLFMAEAPGPSADKMHPRITETAKRLWIIYFILTFTEFFLLKIAGMTWFDAINHAMATMSTGGFSTKNTSVAYYDSSPIIQYIIIIFMFIAGANFVLSYFALKGKIRKVFKSEEFKYYLFGTIIATLLITFLIVNHQDANLQTSLNHTYPWGVTENAFRHAAFSVVSVLTTTGFVSADFTMWNSMVTAIIFSLFFIGGSAGSTSGGIKIVRHIIMIKSSFYEFKKLLHPNAIIPVRYDGASIPKSIIYNILSFFVLYMLIFIGSSLLLTFMGLDFQSAMGAAASSLGNIGPAIGSVSPVDNFAHLTISAKWMCSFLMLIGRLELFTVLILFTPFFWRKC, from the coding sequence ATGAAAGGTCTTAATTTAAAAATTATTATTAGTTTTTTAGGATTAACTTCTATGTTAAACGGAGCATTTATGCTTTTTGCCGTTCCTTTTAGCATGTATTATGGAGAATCTGAAAAATGGGGAATACTACAAGCAGGATTATTAACTATTTTTATTGGATTTATCATATGGTTTTTTAATAGAAATGCAAAAAAAAATCTTGGAAAAAAAGAAGGTTATTTAATTGTTACTTTAGGATGGCTTATGCTAACCTTAACAGGAACATTACCCTATGTTTTTACGAACACCATACCGGTTTATACCAACGCTTTTTTTGAAACAATTTCTGGATATTCAACAACAGGATCTTCTATTTTAACCGATATAGAATCTATGCCAAAAGGAATTTTATTTTGGCGAAGTGCAACACATTGGATTGGTGGTATGGGAATTATTGTTTTAACAGTTGCAATATTACCTTTATTAGGAATTGGAGGAATGCAGTTATTTATGGCTGAAGCACCTGGACCCTCAGCAGACAAAATGCATCCTAGAATTACAGAGACAGCAAAAAGACTTTGGATAATTTATTTTATTTTAACCTTCACAGAATTTTTTCTTTTAAAAATTGCTGGAATGACTTGGTTTGATGCTATAAATCACGCCATGGCAACTATGAGTACTGGTGGTTTTTCAACAAAAAATACAAGTGTTGCTTATTATGATTCTTCACCCATAATTCAGTATATAATTATTATTTTTATGTTTATTGCTGGTGCAAATTTTGTACTCTCCTATTTTGCTCTAAAAGGAAAAATTAGAAAAGTTTTTAAGAGTGAAGAGTTTAAATATTACCTGTTCGGAACAATTATAGCTACCCTATTAATTACGTTTTTAATTGTAAACCATCAAGATGCAAATTTACAAACTAGCTTAAACCATACCTACCCTTGGGGTGTAACAGAAAATGCTTTTAGACATGCTGCATTTTCGGTAGTTTCTGTATTAACTACAACTGGTTTTGTTTCTGCCGATTTTACAATGTGGAATTCTATGGTAACTGCCATTATTTTCTCATTATTTTTTATAGGTGGTTCCGCTGGGTCAACAAGTGGTGGAATAAAAATAGTTAGACATATAATAATGATAAAAAGTAGTTTTTATGAATTCAAAAAATTATTACATCCAAATGCTATAATCCCCGTAAGATACGATGGAGCAAGCATACCTAAATCCATTATTTATAACATATTATCTTTTTTTGTATTATACATGTTAATATTTATTGGAAGCAGCTTATTATTAACCTTTATGGGCTTAGATTTTCAATCAGCTATGGGTGCTGCAGCTTCTTCATTGGGGAATATTGGTCCCGCTATTGGTTCAGTAAGTCCTGTAGATAATTTTGCCCATCTAACAATTTCTGCTAAATGGATGTGTTCTTTTTTAATGCTAATTGGTAGGTTAGAATTATTTACTGTACTTATTTTATTTACACCTTTCTTTTGGAGAAAATGTTAA
- a CDS encoding metal-sulfur cluster assembly factor, whose protein sequence is MNKQEITEFELELLELLKNVMDPEIEINIVDLGLIYELNYDGEAEVNIDLTFSTPSCPLGETIITNIKEIIAQKHASIHTNVKVVFEPKWTTANISEEGKQILGL, encoded by the coding sequence ATGAATAAACAAGAAATTACTGAATTTGAATTAGAACTTTTAGAATTATTAAAAAATGTAATGGATCCAGAAATTGAAATTAATATTGTTGATTTAGGTTTAATTTATGAACTAAATTACGATGGAGAAGCAGAGGTAAATATTGATTTAACATTCTCAACGCCATCGTGTCCATTAGGTGAAACTATTATTACCAATATTAAAGAAATAATTGCTCAAAAGCACGCTTCAATTCACACCAATGTAAAAGTTGTTTTTGAACCAAAATGGACAACTGCTAATATTTCAGAAGAAGGAAAACAAATTTTAGGGCTTTAA
- a CDS encoding DUF2249 domain-containing protein, translating to MKVSQKTKISTLIKENKDVIDTIASINSHFKKLKNPLLRRALAPRVTIADAAKIGGVTIEVFLNKLKEIGFQVENNVVETDLTKEISINKINLVSFDVRAIIAEGKDPFKEIMQKIKLLEKNQTLEIINSFEPIPLINVLKSKGFSTEVKRKGDLVHTYFQKVEEVALHTVESTCTTENNFDDIYKTYIGKMDYVDVRHLEMPEPMTTILEKLETLPNDFCLVVDHKKVPQFLLPELKERNFDIFYNKIDENNIQLLIRKA from the coding sequence ATGAAGGTTTCTCAAAAAACTAAGATATCTACACTCATTAAAGAAAATAAAGATGTTATAGATACTATTGCATCAATAAATTCGCATTTCAAAAAATTAAAGAACCCTTTATTGCGTCGAGCTCTAGCGCCACGAGTTACAATAGCAGATGCTGCTAAAATTGGAGGTGTTACTATTGAAGTATTTTTAAATAAATTAAAAGAGATTGGGTTTCAAGTTGAAAACAATGTTGTAGAAACTGACTTAACTAAGGAAATTAGTATAAATAAAATAAACTTGGTAAGTTTTGATGTTCGTGCTATTATAGCAGAAGGAAAAGATCCTTTTAAAGAAATAATGCAGAAGATTAAACTGTTAGAAAAAAATCAAACGTTAGAAATTATAAATTCATTTGAGCCTATTCCATTAATTAATGTATTAAAATCTAAAGGATTTAGTACCGAAGTTAAAAGAAAAGGCGATTTAGTGCACACCTATTTTCAAAAAGTGGAAGAGGTGGCGTTGCATACAGTTGAATCTACTTGTACAACTGAAAATAATTTTGACGATATTTATAAAACATACATTGGTAAAATGGACTATGTAGATGTGCGTCATTTAGAAATGCCAGAACCAATGACAACCATTTTAGAAAAGTTAGAAACATTACCTAACGATTTTTGTTTGGTGGTAGATCATAAAAAAGTGCCTCAATTTTTATTACCTGAATTAAAAGAAAGAAATTTCGATATTTTTTACAATAAAATTGACGAGAATAATATTCAACTATTAATTAGAAAAGCCTAA
- a CDS encoding UDP-N-acetylmuramate--L-alanine ligase — MNLHFIAIGGSAMHNLAIALLQKGYQITGSDDTIFEPSKSRLEKKGLLPKEFGWFPEKITKDLDAIVLGMHAKADNPELLKAKELGVKIYSYPEFLYEQSKDKTRVVIGGSHGKTTITSMILHVLNYHEIEVDYMVGAQLEGFDTMVHLTSENEFMVLEGDEYLSSPIDLRPKFHLYKPNIALLSGIAWDHINVFPTFENYVAQFSIFTDSLINGGIMVYNEEDVEVKKVVENSESPIKKYPYKTPDFKIVNGTTYIETAEGEMPLEFFGKHNLQNMAGAKWICQHMGVGEDEFYEAIASFKGASKRLEKIAENDNAVVFKDFAHSPSKVKATTTAVKNQYAERKVIACLELHTYSSLNAEFLKEYEGALDKADVAVVFYSPHAVEIKKMKEVSAKQIKTAFNREDIIIYTKPEEFRSYLFNQNLENSALLLMSSGDYGGLDFKKLKELLK; from the coding sequence ATGAATTTACATTTTATTGCTATTGGTGGAAGCGCTATGCACAACCTAGCTATTGCCTTACTACAAAAAGGATACCAAATTACTGGAAGTGATGATACTATTTTTGAACCTTCAAAATCTCGTTTAGAAAAAAAAGGGTTATTACCTAAAGAATTTGGTTGGTTTCCAGAAAAAATTACTAAAGATTTAGATGCCATTGTTTTAGGAATGCACGCAAAAGCTGACAATCCAGAGTTGTTGAAAGCTAAAGAATTAGGTGTTAAAATATATTCATATCCCGAATTTTTATATGAACAGAGCAAAGATAAAACAAGGGTTGTAATTGGTGGTTCTCATGGTAAAACTACTATAACTTCAATGATATTACACGTGTTAAATTATCATGAAATTGAAGTTGATTATATGGTTGGCGCGCAGTTAGAAGGTTTTGATACTATGGTGCATTTAACTTCAGAAAATGAATTTATGGTGTTAGAAGGAGACGAATATTTAAGTTCTCCAATAGATTTGCGACCTAAATTTCATTTATACAAACCAAATATTGCGCTTTTAAGCGGTATTGCTTGGGATCATATTAACGTATTTCCAACATTTGAAAACTATGTAGCGCAATTTTCTATTTTTACAGATTCACTAATTAATGGTGGAATTATGGTTTATAATGAAGAGGATGTAGAGGTAAAAAAAGTAGTAGAAAATTCTGAAAGTCCAATTAAAAAATACCCATATAAAACTCCAGATTTTAAAATTGTAAATGGTACAACTTATATAGAAACTGCTGAAGGAGAAATGCCTTTAGAGTTTTTTGGAAAACATAATTTGCAAAATATGGCAGGAGCAAAGTGGATTTGTCAACATATGGGGGTTGGAGAAGACGAATTTTATGAAGCTATCGCTTCATTTAAAGGAGCAAGTAAGCGTTTAGAAAAAATAGCTGAAAATGATAATGCTGTAGTTTTTAAGGATTTTGCACATTCACCAAGTAAAGTGAAAGCCACAACAACTGCTGTTAAAAATCAGTATGCAGAACGTAAAGTTATTGCTTGTTTGGAGCTGCACACCTATAGTAGTTTAAACGCAGAATTTTTAAAAGAATATGAAGGTGCTTTAGATAAAGCTGATGTTGCAGTTGTGTTTTATTCTCCACACGCTGTTGAAATTAAAAAAATGAAAGAAGTTTCTGCAAAACAAATTAAAACTGCATTTAACCGAGAAGACATAATTATTTATACAAAACCAGAAGAATTTAGATCTTATTTATTCAATCAAAATTTAGAAAATTCCGCATTATTACTTATGAGTTCAGGTGATTATGGTGGGTTGGATTTTAAAAAATTAAAAGAATTATTGAAATAA